The genomic interval ATGAAAAAACTTTCCTTGCATTTCTCTCGTTCAACAAGAAAGGAGTGCTAAGAATGAAGAGAACCGTTTGCCGTATAGCATTATTGACCTTATTATGTTGTTCTCTGTCAGCGTGTGGGGCAAGAATTGCATCTTTCACGGGGAATTCGCATCATAAGGCCGCGCCTGTTGCGATGGATTTTTCAATTCAATCCTTTGACATGTCCAGTTCGTTTTCACCTATTCAACTGAGTGCGGGGAGTCCCGGTACTTTGTGGGTGGAAGGGTATCAAAAGAATCATTTTGTTCTCGTTAGAACCTTGAATTTGGGGATAGAATGGCAAAGGGTACGACTGCCGATGAATCCTCCGTCCTATTCAACGACAGCATCGGCTGCAGCGAATGGTCAATCGAGCTATCCTGAGCTGTATGTGGAAAATCAACGCGATGTATGGATAGCTTGGAGGGATATCAAAAAATCGTTCATTTGGGTTGAGTATACGTGGAATGCTGGGGTGAGTTGGAGAGTTGTCTCGATTCCTGTGAGTACAGAGGCAAGCGTTGTATGTCAGCTGACGTTTATAAATCCTCGCACAGGATGGCTGGTTGTTGAGTCAAGCGGCGCATCAGAACAATCGGATAAATGGATTTATCAGACGTTGAACGGCGGTAACACATGGCATCTCGTCTACCGTGCCAATTCGGATGTACCTCGGTTGCTTGCCGGGACGTCTCAGCACTTGACGTTCTGTACTGTGACGAATGGGTTTTGGCTTGTTGCAGATCCTATCTTGCCTGGGATTTCGCTGTATAAGACCACGGATGGAGGAGTGCACTGGAAACGTATTTTTGTTTCAGTCCCTGCTCAGTATGCCAATGACGATACGATTGATGTGTGGGGGCCCACGTTTTCCCGAAACTCTCCGGAAGATGGAGTGTTTGCAGTTACCTTTTATACCTCAGATGTGGCACCGACAATGCACCTCGAAGTGTTCGAAACGAAGGACGGCGGAGTAACATGGCGATGGGTAAAAGTTAAAAACTTGCCTTCTGAATACGGAAATTATATTTTAAGATTTTTTAATACATCAATAGCATCTTTATCACTTAATGATAAAATTTATAATACAACAGATGGGGGACGGACATGGGTTTTGAATTCAGATCTTGATCATTGGATGACGCCAAATTCATATGTTCTGGATTTGGAATTCTCAAGTCGTGAAACGATGTGGCTTATTATAAACAGAAAACCATCTCAAAAGGACGCAAACACTTGGTTGTTAAAAAAAGTATTTGGAGAAGAGGGGGAGAGTCTCGAAAATGCTAATAAAGGTTGAAGAAGAGGAGAGCCAATCTCTCTTCTCTCCTCTTCTTCATAGAGTGAATGTAAAAAGCTAAAGTTACGGTACATAATATTCTGCGATAGGGAGACCGCCGAGGTTATCTGTCTGAACAGTATCCAAATCGACATTGATTCCGAGAACCGTAGTTGAACAGTTCGTTTGAATCATTTGGTATCCACGGACATCCACATCAGGTGTGCTGTTGGAGCACGAGCGCCAGTAGTGACTAAAGTTCAAATCATTATAGAGTTGGGCTGAAGTTAATGGTTCAGGTTCTCCAACGTAAATGCCGGGCACATATCCCGCGTTCTGCACTGCATTAAACCAGTCGTTAGCCCATTCGATTGCTGTAATATCAGAAACATCGGAAATGCCTTCGAAGTCTAGCCACAGGTTACATCCAATGAGATAACCTATGTTCTGGGCTGCGTTGATGGGGTGTGTCAAGCGTTCTGTGTAAACTCCATTTTGAAGAGATTACTTTCGTTCCTGTAGCGAGTACCAGGATGTCGTACCTATGTGAGGCTGTCAAGGTACGTTTCCCAGCCTTGACAGCCGATGTTAGGCTGCACCATCCTGGCCGGACGTGGCATGCCACACACCGTGGGCATGCCACCTAACGTCGTCACGGAAGGTAAGGCGTCACGCGATCTCCGAAGTAGATGGCCAATTGCCCCAGAATGGTGCCCCAGTTGGCCACCCGCATCGTCCATTTTCTCGTCACCTCCATCGTCGCCAGGTACAGCATCTTCAGCAAAGCTTCGTCGTTTGGAAACATGCTCTTCCCTTTCGTCGCTTTTCGCAGCTGCCGGTGGTAGCCTTCGATGATGTTCGTTGTATACATGATTCGCCGCATTTCCACAGGGTACCGATAGAACGTCGCGAGTTCCGTCCAGTTGTCTCGCCACGACTTCACACACAGGGGATAGCGCGCTCCCCATCCCCGTTCAAACTGGTCAAGCTCCATCAAGGCCGCCTCTTCCGTGGGTGCCTGATAGATGGGCTTGAGTGCTGCTATACTTACCCCAGAGTCAACCCAGACAGGAGGGATCGGTTAAGATCAAGACGAGGTGTTTGTGATGCCGGGACGGAAGTGGACAGTGGACGAGAAGATGAACATCGTGCTGGAGGGCATGATGCCCGGTGCGAACATCAGCGAGGTATGTCGGAGGCATGGCGTGGCCCAGAGTCTGTATTACAGGTGGCGTGAAGCCTTCTTGGCCGGCGGACGAGCTGGACTGCAGTCCGGTCCTTCCACGAGGGAGCAGGAGTTGGAAAAGGAGTTGCAGGAGGCTCGGGCCAAGATCGGTGAACTGACGATGCAGGTGGATGTGTTGCGAAAAAAATCGAATTGGGGCCGGAAGTAAATAGCCGTTCTTTGGTCCGTCAGCTCGCCAAGGAAGGGTTTCCGGTCCCAGTGATTGCAAAAGCGTTAGGGCTGAACCGGACGTACTGTTACAGCCTGTTGAAGCCGCCTGTGCCAAAGCCGAAGCGGCCCCCTGTGGACAAGGACGCTCTGGTCAAACAGTGGATTCGGAGACTGTGCGAGGAGTTCCCGACGTACGGATATCGGCGAATCCAGGTCATGCTGCGTCGCCGATACAACCTGCGGGTGAACCATAAGCGGGTGTACCGGCTGATGAAGGAAATGGGGCTGCTGGTGAAAGCGCCGAAGCGGGGTGCTTCACGAACGAAGCGGCGAGGCAAGATACCGGTGACTAGGTCCAATGAGCATTTCCAATGTGACATGACCAAGGTGTGGTGCGGGAAAGACGGATGGGGTTATCTGTTTGCCGTGATTGACGCCTATGACCGAGAGATTGTGGGATACTCGTTTTCCCGATTCTGTCGTACGGAGGACTTGCTGAATGCTGTGGATAGGGCGCTGAATTATCGTTTCCCAAACGGCGTTCAAGGTGCCGGTTTGACGCTTCGAACGGACAACGGCTGCCAGATGACAAGTCGACGCTTCATCGAAGCGATGAAAGCCTGCCAAATCAACCACGAGCGGACAGGTTTCAACAACCCCGACGCTGACGGATACATCGAGCGATTCTTCCGGTCGCTGAAAGAAGAGGAGGTCTGGCTGCAGGAATACAGCAGCTTTGCCGAGGCGAAAGCGGGGATTGAATCGTATATTCACTTTTACAACACGGAGCGCCCGCATTCTGCACTGGGTTATCGCTCGCCGTAAGAATTTAGAAAATGGAAATTGCAGAAGAGCGTAGCCTGAGACAGCGATTGTCCGAATTATAAGTCTATCATCTCTCTCTTAAAAGCCATCCTAACTGTCTTGACAAACTCGGGTTCAATACGTCTTGCGCGCTCTCGTTCTACTGGAAGACCATCATCCTCGTATACAGACTTGAAAACGGCGCAACGAGCTGTGAATGAAAACATGAGAGTTCATAGGTCACAGATTGAAGAATTTATGGCAAATGCCCAGAAGGATCAAAGGCTAATTATTACACATGATCATGAAAAAGTAATAGGACGTGGAGTGCAGAAGAATTCTTCATCTGTCGAGAGTATGACGAGATCGAAAGTCGTAATTGTAAAACATAGCCAAGATGGGGATGCATTTATTCTTACGTCCTATCCAATTAAGTGAGGAGGGTTATTTTTGAAGGCTGAATTCGAAGAGAGGTTAAAAAATTTCCTGGGTGGTTATTGGCATCAGGATGTCGCATCGACGGAGAGCGGATTGCAAGAAGTGTTTATGGAACACTCACCTGAAGAGATACGCGAGCTTATTGAAATAATTCAGGGCTTCTTGGATGAACCTGGTGATCTTGATTATAAAAGATCGTTTATCGATTATTGGGCGGATGGTGTGGTCTTCGAAGATCCAATAGAATGGTTGAGAGATATATTGAAGAAGATGTCCGAGTATATTAATTTGGAATGAGAAGCAATTAAAGTTGTGTGCGTTTTAAGTTATCAAACTTTCCTGTTATCCAATTGGCCGGAGTCGTGTCCGGTATCATGTGTAAAAACGGATGGTCCAGGTGACATAAAATGAGCCACCCGGCCCTCTTTGGTAGAATGTGAGACGGAGAAGAAACCATTACACCAGGAGGGATACCGGATGGCTCAGTACCAGATTACCGTGGACGACGAGATTTTGGAAGGCCTCTTTCAGCGGGATGGAGGCGTGGCAAAGCTGGTGGAGAGTGTGGTCAACCAGATCCTCCAAGCGCAAGTGCAGGAGCAGCTGAAAGCGGCGCCATACGAGCGCACGAAAGAACGCCAAGGCTATCGCAACGGAACAGTCACCCGCACCCTTACAACCCGTGTGGGGCGGCTGGTGTTGCGGGTTCCGAGGGTCCGGAATGGCCAGTTCTCCACAGAGCTGTTTGCTCGGTACCAGCGCAGCGAACAAGCGTTCATCATCGCCCTAATGGAGATGGTTGTGAATGGCGTGTCCACCCGGGACGTGGCGAAAATCACCGAGCAGTTGTGCGGCACGACGTTCTCGAAGTCCACGGTCTCCGAGCTGTGCAAGCGCCTTGATCCCATCGGTCAGGGATGGAATCATCGCAGCCTTGCTGAGCACCGTTATCCGTTCCTGCTGGTGGACGCTTTGGTACTCCGGATTCGGGAGGAAGGGCGTGATCGCTCTCGAGCGGCCATGATCGCAGTTGGCATCAACGAAGAAGGGTATCGTGGGATTCTCGGCTTGATGCTGGGCGACAGCGAATCGGAGGCCAGTTGGCGGGAGTTCTTTGCCTGGCTGAAGAACCGGGGTCTCCGCGGCGTTGACGTTGTGGTGTCTGACAGTCATGGCGGGCTGGTGAAGGCACTGCACACGGAGTTTCAGGGATGCACCTGGCAACGGTGCCAGACACACTTTATGCGCAACCTCTTAGACGCCACACCGAAGGCATTGCAGGAGGAGGTCTACCAACAGGTCCGCGCGGTCCTGGATGCGCCTGACCTGAAGACTGCACGGTTGCTCAAAGATGCGTTTGTCGAGGCTTACGCAGAGAAGGCACCGAAGGCGGTGCAGGTGTTGGAGGATGGGTTTGATGATGTAACCGCTGTTTTGGTCTTACCTGAGCGATATCGGCGGCGCTTACGCACCACCAACGGTGTCGAACGGCTCAACGAAGAAATTCGGCGCCGCGAGCGCGTCATTCGCATCTTCCCCAACCGGGAATCGGCGATCCGTCTGCTGGGGGCGTTACTCATGGAAATCGACGAAGAATGGACGACGGGGCGGAAATATCTCAACATGGACGAGTATGAGGCATGGAAGAAGGCACAGGAGGCTTCGAGAGGGTCAACGCAGGCTTGTGCAGCAACGGCCTAAGCGCTCACCGCTCCATTCGCCAAAGAGGGCCATTTTACACACGCTCTCGAACTTGACCTAAACGCTTACCGCTCCATTCGCCGAAGAGTGCAATTTACACACAACGTTGGACTTGACCCCAACAGAACCGATCTGCAATATCAGAACATTGGGCACTGGGAATTGCATCTCATGTTCTGGAGCGGTGAACATTGAGGGCATCTCCTCATGAGTCTTTAGGGAGGATGAATCTGTGTAGCTGAGCGTAACAGATGAAAGGAGTTCGACTTGGAATGGGTGTAATTGCACGACTTACTTGGTTTGCGAAGTGGATATCTCTGATTGGAGACGTGTGGTTTGCAACAGCTCTCATTTGGTACTGGAGTTCTACTTTGCATCAGCCATACATTCTTTCTCTTTTGGGTTTGGCGTTCAGCCTCCCGGGAATTTTGAGCCTGTTCTTTGGGGTCTTCGCCGATCGAGTGGGCGGCAAATTGTTGATTGTGAGCTCTGTGTGGGCACAGGCGCTCATTTGTGCGGGCGTCGCTTTGGCTGTTACTGATCGCAGCCGTGTCGGTCTAAGCATCACTCTAGTTCTCATCGGGACATTAGGAGTGCTTGAAGCAATCCGCAGCAATGCGATAAGCGTTGTGATGAGTAGCTTTATCTCAGCAGACTTACGGGCGCAATTTATCGGTTTGTTACATAGCGTACAATCAGGCATCCAGCTGGCGGCACGCTTCTTTGCCGCGAGTTCATTGATCTGGTTAAGCATTCAGGATATTGCTCTAATCGATTGTTTGTCATTTGTGATCGCGGGCATTCTATATATCTTTCTTCCTGTTCCTTTAAGAAAACTTCCCTCGTCGAATGAAAAATATTTTAGAAGATCATATGTTTTAGATATTATTGAAGGGTGGAAAGTGATAAGGACAGATGGACTGTCCTTACGTTTGCTTTGCGTACTTTTGCTCTCAGGACCATCAATGGCAGTCATAAGTGGATACGTGGCTTGGAGGATAGAACGCAATCTCCATGCTTCAAGCTGGTGGTATAGCCTTTCGATTTCCATGGAGATGGTAGGCTCCATGGGTGCGGCTCTATTGGGGGCAAAAGTGTTCCGAAGGGTAGCCCGGCGGTTCGGTGTAACGTGGATATTCCTCCTTGATTTTTTGTTTATGGGAATATCGGCGTTTGCGATGGGGTTTTTTAATCGCATATGGGTGATCGTACTGTGCATGTGCTTGGTAGGTGTGCTGCAAGCTGGTCAGAACGTAGTGGCTCCTGCATATGTACTGGCCTCATACCCAAAGGAGATTATAGGAAGGGCAGCGGCCGTATTTTCAACCGTGGAAGCTGGAACCCAGGCCATTGGAAGTGCATGTATGGCCATTTGTGCAAAGTTGTTGCCTGTGCCATGGCTTTTTGTGGGAGCAGGACTTCTGCTGGTTGTTAGTGCACCGGTGATATTCATCAAGCTAAAGATTAAACTCGTTACAAGTCCCACGTATAAAAATGTTTAGTCCTATTGCATGTCCGAAAACGAACGAAACGCTTGACGTGGCGCTATCCCAGTTAGAGTGTAAACGTCGTAAGACATTCATGTCGAACTTCGACGCCACGGTAGCATGAAAATGAGGCGATATTGCGATACGATCGCGTCAGCAGCCGCCAGAGCTCCTCTGACGAAGAACCTCGGGCACGAGGGCTGTAGACACTACACGAGTTATCCACAGGTCCCAGAAATCCGCGTCGGACATGGGTTTGTGGGACTTTGTATGACTACCAAGTATCGAACTCGGGGTCAACCTGGGTACTTGGTGGGCGCCAGAATGGTATATGGATGTCCGCTATATTGAATTGGGGCCTTGGGCAACCACCAATTTCTATTACTACTTAGGAGGTGTATACTGACTATCTTCTTTTTATAAAGGAGTATGAACTTATATAGAACAAAAAGTATTTTTTAGAGGTGATCAATGAATACTTTCTATATATTTCTTGGTGTCTTAAGTGGGCTGTTTCTTATCTTTTCTCTTGTTGTTGCTCGAAAAAAACCTGTAAAACGTGATTTTGCGAATTCTTTCTTCTTCACGCTAGTCACATTTTTTATCGCAGTCCATCCCACCCAGTTATTCACGCTTAGCATACTTCTCGTCGTACTTACGCTATACAATGTATACATCATTTTGAAGAGATAGAGTTGCTCGGAGAAAAATAAACCCGACTTTGACATGTAAACTGAGCACGTAGACTCATGTATGAATGTGGGATCCCACAGCGGCGCGGCTTGTCGGACTTATCCACAGGCATGCGCCGCTCTTTGCGTCCGCTCATTCGATCTCGATCACGTCATCCAATTTCACGACTTTTTCGCCGTCAATGGTTCTCACGCGCAGTTCCCGGCCGCGCACCGACACGCGGCCGACGAGTACCACGTCACGTTTCGGTGAAAACACCGTCACACGCACGGCGCGTCCCTCGCGAACCGCCTCACTGAGCGCGTACTGCATCTCCTCCAAGCGCTCCTCGGTCAGTACCAGGCGTTTGCGTTTTGCCCGTTCGCGGCGGATTTGCGCCATGAGCTCGCGATGCTCGGGCAGCACAAGCCGCATGGCCTCGAAGATGTTCCCGTCTCGGATGTTCATGCGTAGTGCCCCCCGATTCGCAGACTCCGTTCACGAAGTTGCCCGGCGCGCGTCAGACTCACGGCGCGCATGATGGACGTCTCGCCAAAGCGTGCGCGGATCTCATCGATGGTCTCGTACAGTCGTGTCCGCGCCGGCACGTTCGCAAACAGCGATAATTGCACGGTCTCGCGAAATTGCAGCATGTCCACGCCCACCGACACGGCCCGCACGCCGAAACCATCCCAATGTTCATCGAATAGGGCCAGGAGCACCGGATACAACTCTCTCGGGTCGTTCGTGGCGCGCGGAAGGGTCTTGGCCCGATAGAACCCTCCAGTGAGTCCTTCATACGTAAGCCCGAGGCTCACACGGCGGCCTGCTTGGTGCGCCTGCCGAAGTCGATGGCACACCTTGTCCAGCAATTCTAGGATGACGACGGCGACCTCGTTGCGCTCGTAGAAGTCCCGCGGCAACGTCGTGCGATGGGAGAATCCCTTGTGCGGCGCGTGATAACTGTGCGGGTTGATGTCGATCCAGTCGATGCCGTTTGCCCAACGGTGAATGACTTCGCCCCACACGCCAAATTCGGCCTTGAGCACACCGACAGGCAGGCGTGCGACGTCGCCAATCGTCTCGCACTTGAACTTGCGACGCAGGACTTCCGCCCGCCGCTTCAAACCCCACATCTCCTCGACGGGCAAAGGATGGAGCACAGACGGAATGTCCTCTTCTTGTCATCACACAATACCACTGATCGGTCAGGTAAGAGACAGTGCGAGGTAGGAGGCGACTAGAAAAGAAAATTTTAACGATAATTTAATAAATCTTAAATGAAATATTATTCGCAAAATAAAAATTACAGTAGTACATATTACAGCTAGAGGGCGTGGAACACATGATCATCGAAAGAAGGGATGTACAAATGAGTCTCAGAGTCATGAAGGGTAAGAATGTGATTATTCAGGACAATGTGACCTTCTTGTGCGAGGATGACAGCCAGGGGAAAGATGTGAGTATTGGAGATAACACAATCATTCGATCAGGCGCGATTATCTATGAGGGCGCTTCTATCGGCAACAATGTCCACATTGGACATGGATGTATTATTCGAAGTGGCGTACGCATTGGTGACAACACAGTCCTGTCTCATCACGTAGTGGTTGAGCGAAATACGTGTATAGGAAAGTGGGTTCGGATTTCAGCTCTAACTCATATAACGGGTGGGGTGATTGTGGAAGATTCTGTTTTTATCGGTGCTGGAGTAATAACAGTAAATGATAAACGAATGGTGTGGAAACACAGGACTTTGTCCCCAGAACTAGCCCCGCCGATCTTTAGGATAGGAGCAAGAATTGGGTCTGGAACTGTTATATTACCCGGCGTATGCGTTGGAGAATTTGCTGTCGTGGGTTCGGGATCGGTTGTGACAAACGATGTCGCGCCACGTGCCTGTGTGTGGGGGAATCCAGCTATTTATCGGTATTCCGTCTCTGGCGAATTGCTTATCCCGAATGGTTCATATTCACCCGATGCAGGGGGGATCGGGAATGAAATGTAGCTACTTAAGGCGAATTACTATTGACTCCTTTCACGCGTTTCTAGTCGGTAGGTTTTTCTCGCGGGTCGGTGACAAGCTGTTTCTCGTCGCACTGCCCTTGGTGGTGCAAAGCATGGGGTACGGAGCGCCTTTGCTCTCCTTCGCCAACGCGATCCAGTACGTTGCCAACTGGGCCGGCGGTCCACTTGGCGGCTATCTCACCGAACGGCACAGCCGGAAGACGGTGATGCTCTGGGTGCACGTAGCGCAGGCAGTCGCCATCATCGGCGTGGTGGCCTCGACCGCGAATAAGGCGCTCTTTCCGCTTCTTCTCCTTGTCTCGATGTTTCTCCTTCATCTCGCCTCCATGGTCAATCGCGTCAATAGGTTCTCCCTCACGACTTTGCTCCGCGATCGTGACCGGTTGGCGGCGGCCAACGCCGAAATTCAATTGATGGAGTCCGCGGCGCGGCTCGTGGGTCCCTTGGCGGCCGGGGTCGTGATCGCCCACTTGCATCTGCGCGCGGCGCTGTGGCTGGACGTCCTATCGTTTGTCATCATGGGCGTGGTGGTCGTGTTTGCCGTACGCTTGCAGCGGACGAAGGAGGAGGCAAGGCGGCCTTCCTACCAGTTTCGCGATTTATGGAACTGGCGGTATCAAGGTCAGCCGGTAGTGCGGCGGATGCTAATGGTCAATAGCTTATCGAGTGTCGTCTTCACATTTGTATCTGGCTTCAACGTGTTTCTCATGAGCTCGGCACATCACTTTGGCGTCATGACGATCTCTTGGATTCTAACCGTGACGGCTGTGGTCTCGATGCTTTTGGGGTTCGTGCTGCGTGTGAATGTAGTGAATATGGCACAGCCGTCGTTCGTGAAGATGGCTCTGGGACTTAGCGTTTGTGGTGTTGGGCTCCTTGGTATGCCGTTTGCGCAAGGTGCGCTTGTGTACTTTCTCTCGTACACTCTCTGCATATTAGGTATGGAGTTTTACCAGCAACAAGGGCAAACGTGGTTACAGACGCATGTCTCTCAATCAGAGTTGAACCATGCGTTTGTCGCGATGTCTAACTCCGCGAACATCATCACACCTGTGTGGATGGTGGTAGGTGGTCTGCTATGGCGTACCGTAGCACCATTCTTGCCATTATTGGTTTGTGCAATCATGCTTTTTATCAACATGTTTATATGCGTTCTTTCACTAAATTTCGTGAATAAAGAGGGTGAGCAACATGATGAATTATGAAATTAGGACAGTGACAAATGAAAAAATTCGTCATCAAATCTACGATAAAGTTGATTATTTTATACAAAAAGAACGATTGAAAGATATTTTTTCCACGGGACATCCGGATATACTTAGAGTTCGAAAAATCGCTTCGAAATATGATCTGCTGAAGCTAGATTTACCTAGGGAATATGGGGGCATGGGTGCAGACGTGGTTACAATGGCAAATATATATTTTAGGTTGGGGAAAATAAGTGCAAATGCCAGAGAAATTGTTGGGATGGGTCACGGTAGACTATTATTAGATCGTTGGGACGAAGATAGACAAAGATGGATAGATAGAATTGTTTCAGGCGAATCCTTCGTTGGAATAGGAATTACTGAGGATGGAGCTGGTTCGGATGTTAGGAAAATAAAGAGTAGTATTCGGCATTTAGATGGAATATCTTCTATTTTAAATGTTAATAAAGATTATATTAGTAGAATTTATGAAGCTGATATATTTGTCTTCTTTGTTAGGAATGTTGAAGACGGTGCTATTAGTTGTGTTGTAGTAGACGATTTAAATTCTATAGATTGTCTACGAGTGAGTAGGCAACCGATGGGACTTGATGGATGGTCCTTTGGAGGGTTGGTGATACGGGATTTGAAGATACCTAGAAGTAATGTCTTACACGGAGAAGGTAAAGGATTAGACGTATTAAAACGACATTTTGCGTATTGGAGAATACTGGTTTCAATGCTTTGCCTAGGTTCAGCTTATCAGGCTATTGAAGAAACTATAGCTTTCTGTAAAGAAAGACCTATTTTTGGCGGGCGTCTATCGGATTTACAATCCGTAGGTCACAGGCTTGCTGAGTCTGTAACCTATATTGAAGCTGCAAAGAGCCTCTGCATAATGGCTGCCAAAGCTATAGATGAAAGTTCTAATAATGCTTTAAAATTATCATCAATGGCAAAATGGTATTCAACAGAAGTCGCATATAAATGTCTACATATGTGTGTTCGACTTCAGGGAGCGAGAGGATATGAATTCAATAATTCTACTCGAAGAAGACTGTTAGATATTGAAGGATTCTTAATTGCTGATGGGAGTAATGATTTGATGAAAAGTATTATATACAAAGAATTAGTTGGGAAGGATATATATAACAAAACATTACTAAGATGAACGCTGCGGGTATTACGAGTTGTGTCCGATATCATGTGTAAGAAGAGTTCCTGCCGAAACAGAAAGAGCCATCCGGGCCCTCTTTCCCGACCTTCGACAGTTGGATAGAGCGTGTAGACTCATGGATGGATGTGGGATCCTATTGCGGCGCGGCTTGTCGGACTTATCCACAGGCATGCGCCGCGTTTTCATTTGTATTTTTGTAGGCATGCGTTTTGTTGTGGATAACTTTATTTTGTCGTTTACAAGTTCGTAGTACATGCCGTATCATGTGGGCATGTATATCCGAGTCATTCGCCGAAAAAACAAGAACGGTTCTGTTACCGGTTACGTGCAGTTGGCCCATAACTACCGCGATCCACAGACCGGTCAGCCGAAGGCCAAGGTCCTGTACACCTTCGGTCGTGAAGACGAAATGGACCTGGAGGCGCTCCGGCGCCTTGCCCAGAGTATTCATCGCTTCGTGGGCGACGAGTTTACCTCGGGGCGCGGCCAGTCGGAAGCCATCCAAACCACGCTGCTGGACAGCCGTCCCATGGGAGGGGCGTATCTGCTGGACGAGCTGTGGCGACAGCTTGGATTGGATGAGGTCTTGCGCGAGCGGCTGGTCGACCGGAAGTTCAAGGCGGCTGTCGAGCGTGTCATCTTCGCCATGGTCGCGAATCGGTTAGAGTCTCAAGTGGTGGTGTAAAATTCGTCGTCTCCAATTGACGAAGAAGCCACCGTGCGTGTCTACTAAGTGTGACCAACACCAAAAGTAGGAGGCACGCAACGATGGCTTCGCTCAATAGCTTCGCAGTTCTCGAATGGATTCGCAAGATGCAAGACGTGGATCAGATCGATTTTTTACGGGAATTGATGCAACTCGTGACGCAGTTCCTCATCGATGCGGAAGCCGCAGAGAAAATCGGTGCCGAGCGCTATGAGCGGACGGAGAGCCGTGTCACACAACGAAACGGCTATCGTTCAAGGGCCTGGGACACGCGCCTCGGGACGGTCGATTTGAAGATTCCAAAGCTCCGTCAGGGCAGCTTCTTCCCTTCCATTCTGGAGCCCAGGCGTCGAGCGGAACAAGCGCTGGCTTCTGTGATCCAGGAAGCGTACGTGAAGGGCGTGAGCACCCGCAAGGTCGATGACCTGGTGCGAGCGTTGGGCCTGGATGGCATTAGCAAAAGCGAGGTGTCTCGCCTCTGCCAGCTCATCGATGAAGAGGTTCGCCAGTTCAAGGAGCGGCCGCTCGAGCGTGAGTATCCGTACGTGTGGCTGGATGCCACGTTCCCGAAGGTGCGGGAGGGCGGCCGCGTGCAGAGCATGGCGCTGGTCATCGCCATTGGCGTCACGGACACCGGAGAGCGCGAAGTACTCGGATTCGATGTCGGAACGAGCGAGGACGGCGCG from Alicyclobacillus acidocaldarius subsp. acidocaldarius DSM 446 carries:
- a CDS encoding IS256 family transposase — its product is MASLNSFAVLEWIRKMQDVDQIDFLRELMQLVTQFLIDAEAAEKIGAERYERTESRVTQRNGYRSRAWDTRLGTVDLKIPKLRQGSFFPSILEPRRRAEQALASVIQEAYVKGVSTRKVDDLVRALGLDGISKSEVSRLCQLIDEEVRQFKERPLEREYPYVWLDATFPKVREGGRVQSMALVIAIGVTDTGEREVLGFDVGTSEDGAFWSDFLRSLKARGLRGVRLVVSDAHAGLRQAISEVLTGATWQRCKVHTIRNVLSQVPKREQSMVASIIRTIFTQPTQEAAREQLRRVVAELRGRFPKAMDILEAAEEDVLAFMALPIEHWRQICSTNPLERLNREMRRRMDVVGIFPNRASVVRLAGAILQEQHEEWLVSRRYFSLESMAKLKPNRPLLAAEAMLQK
- a CDS encoding acyl-CoA dehydrogenase family protein — encoded protein: MMNYEIRTVTNEKIRHQIYDKVDYFIQKERLKDIFSTGHPDILRVRKIASKYDLLKLDLPREYGGMGADVVTMANIYFRLGKISANAREIVGMGHGRLLLDRWDEDRQRWIDRIVSGESFVGIGITEDGAGSDVRKIKSSIRHLDGISSILNVNKDYISRIYEADIFVFFVRNVEDGAISCVVVDDLNSIDCLRVSRQPMGLDGWSFGGLVIRDLKIPRSNVLHGEGKGLDVLKRHFAYWRILVSMLCLGSAYQAIEETIAFCKERPIFGGRLSDLQSVGHRLAESVTYIEAAKSLCIMAAKAIDESSNNALKLSSMAKWYSTEVAYKCLHMCVRLQGARGYEFNNSTRRRLLDIEGFLIADGSNDLMKSIIYKELVGKDIYNKTLLR
- a CDS encoding DapH/DapD/GlmU-related protein — translated: MIIERRDVQMSLRVMKGKNVIIQDNVTFLCEDDSQGKDVSIGDNTIIRSGAIIYEGASIGNNVHIGHGCIIRSGVRIGDNTVLSHHVVVERNTCIGKWVRISALTHITGGVIVEDSVFIGAGVITVNDKRMVWKHRTLSPELAPPIFRIGARIGSGTVILPGVCVGEFAVVGSGSVVTNDVAPRACVWGNPAIYRYSVSGELLIPNGSYSPDAGGIGNEM
- a CDS encoding DinB/UmuC family translesion DNA polymerase, producing MKRRAEVLRRKFKCETIGDVARLPVGVLKAEFGVWGEVIHRWANGIDWIDINPHSYHAPHKGFSHRTTLPRDFYERNEVAVVILELLDKVCHRLRQAHQAGRRVSLGLTYEGLTGGFYRAKTLPRATNDPRELYPVLLALFDEHWDGFGVRAVSVGVDMLQFRETVQLSLFANVPARTRLYETIDEIRARFGETSIMRAVSLTRAGQLRERSLRIGGHYA
- a CDS encoding MFS transporter, with translation MKCSYLRRITIDSFHAFLVGRFFSRVGDKLFLVALPLVVQSMGYGAPLLSFANAIQYVANWAGGPLGGYLTERHSRKTVMLWVHVAQAVAIIGVVASTANKALFPLLLLVSMFLLHLASMVNRVNRFSLTTLLRDRDRLAAANAEIQLMESAARLVGPLAAGVVIAHLHLRAALWLDVLSFVIMGVVVVFAVRLQRTKEEARRPSYQFRDLWNWRYQGQPVVRRMLMVNSLSSVVFTFVSGFNVFLMSSAHHFGVMTISWILTVTAVVSMLLGFVLRVNVVNMAQPSFVKMALGLSVCGVGLLGMPFAQGALVYFLSYTLCILGMEFYQQQGQTWLQTHVSQSELNHAFVAMSNSANIITPVWMVVGGLLWRTVAPFLPLLVCAIMLFINMFICVLSLNFVNKEGEQHDEL